One region of Paenibacillus polymyxa M1 genomic DNA includes:
- a CDS encoding MerR family transcriptional regulator, with product MKNTFEKTYLTGEFAKLLEINKDTLLYYDKIDLFKPAGTFDNGYRYYTFEQFDQFVAIQSLRAVEVPIKELKTYFDAPNVQALQQLAMEQQEKVAMEIQKLQDIQFFLERTVALTKEMEEVSFGEVLMKQLPAEPVVYSDEKIDWSSLSMEELYEQTTPFLKKHGIKSTAAYGTVYTKEDFLNKKFEGVSYLCRLDDPSARMKPAGHYAVIYHQGPYDEISQTETYNTLLAYLEQEQLALDGDIYEEYLLHSIAAKEEKDYITKISVKVKTREASYQPL from the coding sequence TATTTGACAGGCGAATTTGCCAAGTTGCTTGAAATCAATAAAGATACATTGCTTTATTACGATAAAATCGATTTATTTAAGCCTGCAGGCACCTTTGATAATGGCTATCGCTACTACACATTTGAGCAGTTCGATCAATTTGTAGCGATTCAATCGCTTCGTGCAGTTGAGGTACCGATTAAAGAACTCAAAACGTATTTTGACGCGCCTAACGTACAAGCGTTACAACAATTAGCAATGGAACAGCAAGAAAAAGTGGCAATGGAAATTCAAAAGTTACAAGATATTCAGTTTTTCCTAGAACGAACGGTTGCCCTGACAAAAGAGATGGAAGAAGTATCATTTGGAGAAGTATTGATGAAGCAATTACCAGCCGAACCTGTTGTGTATAGCGACGAGAAAATAGATTGGTCGTCGTTATCAATGGAGGAACTTTACGAGCAAACTACGCCATTTTTAAAAAAGCATGGGATTAAAAGTACAGCCGCATACGGTACTGTGTATACAAAAGAAGATTTTTTAAATAAGAAGTTTGAAGGCGTAAGCTACCTATGTCGCCTAGATGACCCGTCAGCAAGAATGAAACCAGCTGGACACTACGCGGTCATTTATCATCAAGGACCTTATGATGAAATCTCACAGACTGAGACTTATAATACGCTACTCGCTTATTTAGAACAGGAGCAGTTAGCGTTAGATGGTGATATTTATGAGGAATATTTACTGCACTCGATTGCAGCAAAAGAGGAAAAAGATTATATTACAAAAATTAGTGTGAAAGTAAAAACGCGTGAGGCGAGTTATCAACCTCTTTAA
- a CDS encoding deoxyguanosinetriphosphate triphosphohydrolase family protein codes for MTWQDKREHRQFAEQTRSDASRAAYERDYSRLIHSPTFRRLQGKSQVFGAGTGDYYRTRLTHSLEVAQIAREAARSLLRRHPEVELEQADNAGLIIDPEVVECASIAHDFGHPPFGHKGEEVLDGILDQLIETKVEKISSAGGFTPESKRGQEAYARERRIYEHFEGNAHNFRLIMFLEKRENVDGLNLSDAVLLGINKYPYPGILNKKGLYLHEWEYIRSIREDWGIPDGKKTLEAQLMDLCDDIAYSAHDLEDGIKAGKIEVHEHFLYDPYLIRLITEKITTLEDSFWQGWQLAEIEQKVAAVLSEFLKVWNGKMPMCEHDYSRTRREVKAYWVSLFVSSLGVIDDGNWKKVTFVRDGSEDLDMLRTVSVLKSFAWVTMIRDLRVQRLQKRSEWMLRRLWLAFLDPETSKSIIPSDWLQRYERDQAKAKPIWTWEHMVIDYIAGMTDAFAEKIYNELYGLKVGSIYDLD; via the coding sequence ATGACATGGCAGGATAAGAGAGAGCATCGACAATTTGCGGAGCAGACACGAAGCGACGCTTCACGGGCAGCATATGAACGGGATTACTCCCGATTGATCCATTCACCGACTTTCCGTCGATTGCAGGGGAAATCACAAGTATTTGGCGCAGGCACAGGCGATTATTATCGCACACGGCTGACACATTCTTTGGAGGTAGCGCAAATTGCGCGTGAGGCAGCACGAAGCTTGCTGCGCCGTCATCCAGAGGTAGAGTTGGAACAGGCTGATAACGCAGGACTGATTATTGACCCTGAGGTGGTGGAGTGTGCATCGATAGCACATGACTTTGGCCATCCACCGTTCGGACATAAGGGAGAAGAGGTGCTGGACGGGATCTTGGATCAACTGATTGAGACGAAGGTAGAAAAGATATCATCCGCCGGAGGCTTCACGCCAGAGTCCAAGCGTGGACAGGAGGCCTATGCGCGTGAGCGACGAATTTATGAGCATTTTGAAGGGAACGCACACAATTTCCGGCTGATTATGTTTTTGGAGAAGCGTGAGAATGTGGATGGCTTGAATTTGTCGGACGCTGTGCTGCTCGGGATCAACAAATACCCGTACCCAGGAATTCTGAACAAAAAAGGGTTGTACCTGCATGAGTGGGAATATATACGTTCTATTCGCGAGGATTGGGGCATCCCTGACGGGAAAAAAACGCTGGAGGCCCAGCTCATGGATCTCTGCGACGATATTGCTTATTCCGCGCATGATCTGGAGGATGGGATTAAGGCAGGGAAAATTGAGGTACACGAGCATTTCTTATATGATCCATATTTGATTCGTCTGATTACGGAGAAAATCACCACGTTGGAGGATAGCTTCTGGCAAGGCTGGCAGCTGGCTGAGATTGAGCAGAAGGTTGCGGCAGTGCTGAGCGAATTTTTGAAGGTGTGGAATGGCAAGATGCCGATGTGTGAACACGATTATTCTCGCACCCGCCGTGAAGTGAAGGCATACTGGGTTAGCCTGTTTGTCAGCAGCTTAGGTGTAATTGATGATGGAAACTGGAAAAAGGTAACCTTCGTACGGGATGGAAGCGAAGATTTGGATATGCTGCGCACGGTGAGTGTATTGAAAAGCTTTGCTTGGGTCACCATGATCCGCGATCTGCGCGTACAGCGTCTGCAAAAACGCAGTGAATGGATGCTCAGACGGTTATGGTTGGCTTTTCTGGACCCTGAGACATCCAAGTCCATTATTCCAAGCGACTGGCTCCAGCGCTATGAGCGCGACCAGGCCAAGGCGAAACCGATCTGGACTTGGGAGCATATGGTCATTGACTATATTGCAGGCATGACCGATGCTTTTGCTGAAAAAATTTA